In Sporichthya polymorpha DSM 43042, a genomic segment contains:
- a CDS encoding cytochrome P450, with product MPTEFESVPERLRTDFDIFDESMAQPVDRVQDILAEMAKKSPIHFSSKYGGHWVVLGYEEVHQVMRDPYTFSSYPNNLVPHGAGKFLPLELDPPEHTLYRHALQPLFNPKRMAALEPNIRRIVNELIDGFAGRGEAEFVSEFAHELPARVFLALMDWPLEDADFFTHATDVTLHGVPGGTEEESHAARMQAGVDMFTYYSKVVADRRARGPEADDITSQIVHQTIGTGDEERALTDEELANMFFLLCIAGLHTVQGTLGWSMMHLSENPDERKKLVEDPSLIPAAVEEMLRMEGAVSAGRRATKDTEIGGIPIQEGDRVLVVLSAANRDDSEFDAPDVVRITREPNRHLSFGAGPHRCLGSHLARVEIRIALEELHRRIPDYRIDPSKPSVFNAGQVRGVVTLPVLFTPEQVPAGASA from the coding sequence ATGCCCACCGAGTTCGAGTCCGTCCCCGAGCGCCTGCGCACCGACTTCGACATCTTCGACGAGTCGATGGCCCAGCCCGTGGACCGCGTGCAGGACATCCTGGCCGAGATGGCGAAGAAGTCGCCGATCCATTTCTCCAGCAAGTACGGCGGTCACTGGGTCGTCCTCGGCTACGAGGAGGTGCACCAGGTCATGCGTGACCCGTACACCTTCTCCAGCTATCCGAACAACCTCGTGCCGCACGGCGCCGGCAAGTTCCTCCCTCTCGAGCTCGACCCGCCGGAGCACACGCTCTACCGGCACGCGCTGCAGCCGCTGTTCAACCCGAAGCGCATGGCGGCGCTCGAGCCGAACATCCGCCGCATCGTGAACGAGCTCATCGACGGGTTCGCCGGCCGCGGCGAGGCGGAGTTCGTCTCCGAGTTCGCGCACGAGCTGCCCGCTCGCGTCTTCCTCGCGCTGATGGACTGGCCGCTCGAGGACGCCGACTTCTTCACCCACGCGACCGACGTGACGCTGCACGGCGTCCCGGGCGGGACCGAGGAGGAGTCGCACGCCGCGCGCATGCAGGCCGGCGTCGACATGTTCACGTACTACTCGAAGGTCGTCGCGGACCGTCGTGCCCGTGGCCCCGAGGCCGACGACATCACCTCGCAGATCGTCCACCAGACGATCGGCACCGGTGACGAGGAGCGCGCGCTCACCGACGAAGAGCTCGCGAACATGTTCTTCCTGCTCTGCATCGCGGGTCTGCACACCGTGCAGGGCACGCTGGGCTGGTCGATGATGCACCTGTCGGAGAACCCCGACGAGCGCAAGAAGCTCGTCGAGGACCCGTCGCTGATCCCGGCCGCGGTCGAGGAAATGCTCCGCATGGAGGGCGCCGTCTCCGCCGGGCGCCGCGCGACCAAGGACACCGAGATCGGGGGCATCCCGATCCAGGAGGGCGACCGCGTCCTCGTCGTCCTGTCCGCGGCGAACCGCGACGACTCGGAGTTCGACGCCCCCGACGTCGTCCGCATCACCCGCGAGCCGAACCGCCACCTCTCCTTCGGCGCGGGCCCGCACCGTTGCCTGGGCTCGCACCTCGCCCGCGTCGAGATCCGCATCGCGCTCGAGGAACTGCACCGCCGCATCCCGGACTACCGCATCGACCCGAGCAAGCCGAGCGTCTTCAACGCCGGTCAAGTCCGCGGCGTCGTGACGCTGCCGGTGCTGTTCACGCCGGAGCAGGTCCCCGCAGGGGCGTCGGCATGA
- a CDS encoding class I adenylate-forming enzyme family protein — MTELCTDGISYWARQAPDRLAIVFDGTDRVTYAELDAWTDAAAHWHLAQGLQPGERIGIIGGNSLEWVVSAIGALKLGGVVVPLNNRFTPDELQYLVENSEPRYVLADDAHAEPMAQALAGGPGALGVKQFALSGFTGLRGQTPGPVARPTAGPDDIAQIVYTSGTSARPKGVIFTHRSTFNLIAEMAFAEPALRPGARMIYLLSMSGAPGLLWHFLHPLTRGMTQFYEKAFDPEKTLRRLAEEKIQVFCGVPVLFEQMMARPEFADADLSSLELVTVAAARVQVATLQGWLAKGVLIRQAYGMTELGGLSTINPAERALDHPEQIGRGTVFNRHRVVRPDGTDCDPGEPGEIIVAGPGITPGYWRNEDAYAEAMKDGWFHSGDVGVRDEDGYIQIVDRLKDMIISGGYNIAPSEIEAVIADVPGVREVCVISADDPKFGEAAVAIVHGDESVTVEAVLVRCKEKLAGYKQPREVVLTPAPLERMASGKIPRRKIRENYLEQQKEAVRS; from the coding sequence ATGACCGAGCTCTGCACCGACGGCATCTCGTACTGGGCCCGGCAGGCGCCGGACCGGCTCGCGATCGTCTTCGACGGCACGGACCGCGTCACCTACGCCGAGCTCGACGCGTGGACCGACGCGGCGGCGCACTGGCATCTCGCCCAGGGCCTGCAGCCGGGCGAGCGCATCGGCATCATCGGCGGCAACAGCCTTGAGTGGGTCGTCTCCGCGATCGGCGCGCTCAAGCTCGGCGGCGTCGTGGTCCCGCTCAACAACCGCTTCACGCCCGACGAGCTGCAGTACCTCGTCGAGAACTCCGAGCCCCGGTACGTCCTCGCCGACGACGCACACGCGGAGCCGATGGCACAGGCCCTCGCCGGTGGACCCGGCGCGCTGGGTGTGAAGCAGTTCGCCCTGAGCGGGTTCACCGGACTCCGCGGGCAGACCCCCGGCCCGGTCGCGCGGCCCACCGCCGGCCCCGACGACATCGCCCAGATCGTCTACACCTCGGGCACGTCGGCGCGGCCGAAGGGCGTCATCTTCACGCACCGCTCGACGTTCAACCTGATCGCCGAGATGGCGTTCGCCGAGCCGGCGCTGCGCCCCGGTGCGCGGATGATCTACCTGCTCTCGATGTCGGGCGCCCCGGGTCTGCTCTGGCACTTCCTGCACCCGCTGACCCGCGGCATGACGCAGTTCTACGAGAAGGCCTTCGACCCGGAGAAGACGCTGCGGCGCCTCGCCGAGGAGAAGATCCAGGTCTTCTGCGGCGTGCCCGTGCTCTTCGAGCAGATGATGGCGCGGCCCGAGTTCGCCGACGCCGACCTGTCCTCGCTCGAGCTCGTCACCGTGGCCGCCGCCCGCGTCCAGGTTGCGACGCTGCAGGGCTGGCTGGCCAAGGGCGTGCTGATCCGGCAGGCCTACGGCATGACCGAGCTCGGTGGTTTGTCGACGATCAACCCGGCCGAGCGCGCGCTCGACCACCCGGAGCAGATCGGCCGCGGCACCGTGTTCAACCGGCACCGCGTCGTGCGCCCCGACGGCACCGACTGCGACCCGGGCGAGCCCGGCGAGATCATTGTCGCCGGCCCGGGCATCACGCCGGGCTACTGGCGCAACGAGGACGCGTACGCCGAGGCGATGAAGGACGGCTGGTTCCACAGCGGCGACGTCGGCGTCCGCGACGAGGACGGCTACATCCAGATCGTCGACCGTCTCAAGGACATGATCATCTCCGGCGGCTACAACATCGCGCCGTCGGAGATCGAGGCCGTCATCGCCGACGTGCCCGGCGTCCGCGAGGTCTGCGTGATCTCCGCCGACGACCCGAAGTTCGGCGAGGCGGCGGTGGCGATCGTGCATGGCGACGAGTCGGTGACCGTCGAGGCCGTGCTGGTGCGCTGCAAGGAGAAGCTCGCCGGCTACAAGCAGCCGCGCGAGGTCGTCCTGACGCCCGCCCCGCTCGAGCGCATGGCCAGCGGGAAGATCCCGCGCCGCAAGATCCGGGAGAACTACCTCGAACAGCAGAAGGAAGCGGTGAGGTCTTGA
- a CDS encoding aromatic ring-hydroxylating oxygenase subunit alpha, with the protein MTTVGIDRQLRIRRTLEHLRHGTTDEVGDVLPFGPADFTDPEIARREREEIFGRVPSVVASSGELPEPHDFITRQMPRNRVVVIRQEDGSVKAFLNACRHRGAAIEERESGRCRLFSCGYHRWSYDPDGSLRTVTRTESFGDFDKSKYGLIELPVEERHGLVWMVDRVGAPIDVADWLGPEMDAELASYGLDQLVTFRAEGFDEPVNWKIMQDAFIDNYHIQYAHPNTAAKHVHTNVQTVEDFGRHARMTSARKTIDKWLEEDPGETDLSPYVTDGHFLLPNSTLLRQPDDHYELLTFRPHPTDPGWCRMEMRLLVPSIEASGMPQAKWERVWEKNWEILLQVLHQEDFPLLRDSQLAVSSADMAGMVLGRNEVVNQIFHREIRKLLS; encoded by the coding sequence TTGACGACCGTCGGCATCGACCGGCAGCTGCGTATCCGCCGAACGCTGGAGCACCTCCGGCACGGCACGACCGACGAGGTCGGGGACGTCCTGCCCTTCGGGCCGGCCGACTTCACCGACCCGGAGATCGCTCGCCGCGAGCGCGAGGAGATCTTCGGTCGGGTCCCGTCGGTCGTGGCGTCCAGCGGCGAACTGCCCGAGCCGCACGACTTCATCACTCGTCAGATGCCGCGCAACCGTGTCGTGGTGATCCGGCAGGAGGACGGGTCGGTCAAGGCCTTCCTCAACGCGTGCCGTCACCGCGGAGCGGCGATCGAGGAGCGCGAGAGCGGCCGGTGCCGGCTGTTCTCCTGCGGCTACCACCGTTGGTCGTACGACCCGGACGGCTCGCTCCGGACCGTCACGCGCACCGAGAGCTTCGGGGACTTCGACAAGAGCAAGTACGGGCTGATCGAGCTGCCCGTCGAGGAGCGCCACGGCCTGGTCTGGATGGTCGACCGGGTCGGTGCACCGATCGACGTCGCCGACTGGCTGGGCCCGGAGATGGACGCCGAGCTCGCGAGCTACGGCCTGGATCAACTGGTGACCTTCCGCGCCGAGGGCTTCGACGAGCCGGTGAACTGGAAGATCATGCAGGACGCGTTCATCGACAACTACCACATCCAGTACGCGCACCCGAACACCGCGGCGAAGCACGTTCACACCAACGTTCAGACCGTCGAGGACTTCGGTCGCCACGCACGGATGACTTCCGCGCGCAAGACGATCGACAAGTGGCTCGAGGAGGACCCGGGCGAGACCGACCTGAGTCCTTACGTGACGGATGGTCACTTCCTGCTGCCGAACAGCACCCTGCTGCGCCAGCCGGACGACCACTACGAGCTCCTCACCTTCCGCCCCCACCCGACCGACCCGGGTTGGTGCCGGATGGAGATGCGTCTGTTGGTGCCTTCCATCGAGGCCAGCGGTATGCCGCAGGCCAAGTGGGAACGGGTCTGGGAGAAGAACTGGGAGATCCTCCTGCAGGTCCTGCACCAGGAGGACTTCCCGCTGCTGCGTGATTCCCAGCTCGCCGTCTCCAGCGCCGACATGGCCGGCATGGTCCTCGGGCGCAACGAGGTCGTGAACCAGATCTTCCACCGGGAGATTCGCAAGCTGCTGTCCTGA
- a CDS encoding ABC transporter substrate-binding protein, with product MYTRRSTLPRSSATRAGIGTLVLTLALSACGGTRQSDEAIEAAAGIRPVAADAPVPGVAADPAAGPVAAQPGAPAPANVATDSGPAAAGGPARPGTSTGADGTAKANTAKSGAAAAPGAGAPGVVTKKSLIKLGSVGTFSGPVGSLVKDTVTGIRIWAQAVNEKGGVNGHPISIQVGDDGGDPARFNSIVQQFVEKDGVLAFLFNTLAFAPNGNNKYLHSKKIFTYSETGSLELTYNDPYVLTPSPSGLSYADAMILAFGNGIGAKGGVKMAAYACSDFSLCDNFDKRWSDPNVLKKAGFELVARGRPSLTQPDYTSQCLAAKQNGATAILVALDGAAIRRFAGDCARQNYRPVLSSADLVITNDLLKDPNVDGLVVGGKMVPFPSMDAPGMKEAHAAFAKFAPGQIVTGGYAYGWLVGEFFAQTAKNLPDNPTYQDLEDGVYAIKNNDMKGMTYPITIRRGQVMDRQLCFGTTIIRGGKFVPAPGPALRCAKGGKPMSGPDDYDKIS from the coding sequence ATGTACACACGTCGATCCACGCTGCCCAGAAGCAGTGCGACGAGAGCGGGAATCGGCACTCTCGTCCTGACCCTCGCGCTCTCCGCGTGCGGCGGCACCCGCCAGAGCGACGAGGCCATCGAGGCCGCCGCCGGGATCCGTCCGGTCGCCGCGGACGCGCCGGTGCCCGGCGTCGCCGCGGACCCGGCCGCCGGCCCGGTCGCTGCCCAACCCGGCGCGCCGGCGCCCGCGAACGTCGCGACCGACTCCGGTCCGGCCGCCGCCGGCGGTCCGGCCCGGCCCGGGACGTCAACGGGTGCTGACGGAACCGCGAAGGCCAACACCGCCAAGTCCGGTGCCGCCGCGGCTCCGGGTGCCGGTGCGCCCGGCGTCGTCACGAAGAAGTCGCTGATCAAGCTCGGCTCGGTCGGGACGTTCTCCGGGCCGGTCGGATCGCTGGTGAAGGACACTGTCACCGGCATCCGGATCTGGGCGCAGGCCGTGAACGAGAAGGGCGGCGTCAACGGCCACCCGATCTCGATCCAGGTCGGCGACGACGGCGGCGACCCCGCGCGGTTCAACTCGATCGTCCAGCAGTTCGTCGAGAAGGACGGCGTGCTGGCGTTCCTGTTCAACACACTCGCGTTCGCCCCGAACGGCAACAACAAGTACCTGCACTCGAAGAAGATCTTCACCTACTCCGAGACCGGTTCGCTCGAGCTGACGTACAACGACCCGTACGTCCTCACCCCGTCCCCGTCGGGTCTGAGTTACGCCGACGCGATGATCCTCGCGTTCGGCAACGGCATCGGCGCCAAGGGCGGGGTCAAGATGGCGGCGTACGCCTGCAGTGACTTCAGCCTCTGCGACAACTTCGACAAACGCTGGAGCGACCCGAACGTCCTGAAGAAGGCGGGCTTCGAACTCGTCGCCCGCGGACGCCCGTCGCTGACGCAGCCGGACTACACGTCCCAGTGCCTCGCGGCGAAGCAGAACGGGGCGACGGCGATCCTCGTCGCCCTCGACGGTGCGGCGATCCGCCGCTTCGCCGGTGACTGCGCGCGGCAGAACTACCGGCCGGTGCTGTCGTCCGCGGACCTCGTCATCACCAACGACCTCCTCAAGGATCCGAACGTCGACGGCCTCGTCGTCGGCGGGAAGATGGTGCCGTTCCCGAGCATGGATGCCCCGGGCATGAAGGAGGCTCACGCCGCCTTCGCCAAGTTCGCTCCCGGTCAGATCGTGACCGGTGGTTACGCCTACGGCTGGCTCGTCGGTGAGTTCTTCGCCCAGACCGCGAAGAATCTCCCGGACAACCCGACGTACCAGGATCTCGAGGACGGCGTCTACGCCATCAAGAACAACGACATGAAGGGCATGACCTACCCGATCACCATCCGGCGAGGGCAGGTCATGGACCGTCAGTTGTGCTTCGGCACCACGATCATTCGGGGCGGGAAGTTCGTCCCCGCCCCGGGCCCGGCACTCCGGTGCGCCAAGGGCGGCAAACCGATGTCCGGACCCGACGACTACGACAAGATCTCCTAG
- a CDS encoding enoyl-CoA hydratase-related protein, whose amino-acid sequence MPDVSSFTEIRYEVADRIATITLHRPDRLNAFTLTMCRELVAAADAADADDDVRVVILTGEGRGFCAGADLEKGAATFDEDANREPGDDLGSIGGVARDWGGVVTLRFAALRKPLIAAVNGVAVGVGATMTLPADVRIASEAARFGFVFARRGIVYDGAASWFLPRVVGVSQASEWVLTGRVFDSAEALAGRLVSRVVPADELLPTARALAAEIAENTSGVSVALCRRLTWSMLDAPSPWEAHRIETAALAATGKGPDAAEGVMSFLEKRPAAFSARVAEWDHLVPDWPVPPADHRPPAG is encoded by the coding sequence GTGCCGGACGTCAGCTCGTTCACCGAGATCCGCTACGAGGTCGCCGACCGGATCGCGACCATCACGCTGCACCGGCCGGACCGGCTGAACGCGTTCACGCTGACGATGTGTCGGGAACTCGTCGCCGCCGCGGACGCCGCCGACGCCGACGACGACGTGCGGGTCGTGATCCTCACCGGCGAGGGCCGCGGGTTCTGCGCGGGCGCCGACCTGGAGAAGGGCGCGGCAACCTTCGACGAGGACGCCAACCGCGAGCCCGGCGACGACCTCGGCTCGATCGGCGGCGTCGCCCGCGACTGGGGCGGTGTCGTCACGCTGCGGTTCGCCGCGCTCCGCAAGCCGCTGATCGCCGCCGTCAACGGCGTCGCCGTCGGCGTGGGCGCGACGATGACGCTGCCCGCCGACGTCCGCATCGCCTCCGAGGCGGCGCGCTTCGGCTTCGTCTTCGCCCGCCGCGGCATCGTGTACGACGGCGCCGCGAGCTGGTTCCTCCCCCGCGTCGTCGGTGTCTCGCAGGCGTCGGAGTGGGTGCTGACCGGTCGCGTCTTCGACTCCGCCGAGGCGCTGGCCGGCCGCCTGGTCTCACGCGTCGTCCCGGCCGACGAGCTGCTCCCGACCGCGCGCGCCCTCGCCGCCGAGATCGCGGAGAACACCTCGGGCGTCTCGGTCGCCCTGTGCCGCCGCCTCACCTGGTCGATGCTCGACGCCCCGTCACCGTGGGAGGCCCACCGCATCGAGACCGCCGCCCTGGCGGCGACGGGCAAGGGGCCCGACGCCGCCGAGGGCGTGATGTCGTTCCTGGAGAAGCGGCCGGCCGCGTTCTCCGCCCGGGTCGCCGAGTGGGACCACCTCGTCCCCGACTGGCCGGTCCCCCCGGCCGACCACCGCCCCCCGGCTGGGTAG
- a CDS encoding molybdopterin-containing oxidoreductase family protein translates to MSTVEKSTYCRICEPQCGLIATVEDGRLVKLRADKDDPHSKGFFCTKGVAMAEVVNDPDRLLTPMKRVGGPGKFEPCTWDEALNDIAARFNRLRQQHGKKSIAVHEGNPPYFSYAAAFWGKNFASALGTPWFYGINSEDGASRVAAFKMLYGHCAHMPIPDIPRTDVLLMLGANPWVSKMSFVHDPRIREHMTGVVERGGRVFVVDPRETQTAKVFEHVPIRAGQDAWFLLSLLHVILGEGRYDEEFVARWTTGFEVWRQIVKRFPPEVTEERTGVAPEVVREIARTIGNARRAVVYGRTGTCTQEFGTLTNVLQDFVNIVTGNFQREGGWVWAWSPVETAYLAEKLNFASFGKVRTRIRNLPDSYGFLPSSALPEEILTPGEGQIRGMMMLGSNPVVTGPQGQQLRKALESLEIFAAIDLYMNETNKYAHYLLPATTMYEREDAPIQFANRYMRPSFRVTEKVIEPMGQAREEWEVLDDVCKRMGLGGAHMFGIERWFAKRGLEMKPRHMADLLIRTGKGGDLFGLRRSGWSWKKYVEKAPRGVVFHEEQPIRSVKSVIRTKDRKIAMADPRFVAELERLEATPVEIAEYPLRMIGLREMNSHNSWMHNSPRLMPDKRRHHLHLNPEDAAVLGLAEDDLANLASEGGEIEVQVTVNPEMIRGTVALPHGWGHSGGWQRANAAGGSTSNFLASRVEQLSGISVLNGIPVRLEPVARSADVVAAAEGLAAEGVAADAVAQRT, encoded by the coding sequence ATGAGCACCGTCGAGAAGAGCACGTACTGCCGCATCTGCGAGCCGCAGTGCGGGCTGATCGCCACCGTTGAGGACGGCCGGCTCGTCAAGCTCCGCGCCGACAAGGACGACCCCCACAGCAAGGGGTTCTTCTGCACCAAGGGTGTCGCGATGGCGGAGGTGGTCAACGACCCGGACCGTCTGCTGACGCCGATGAAGCGCGTCGGCGGCCCCGGGAAGTTCGAGCCCTGCACCTGGGACGAGGCGCTGAACGACATTGCGGCGCGGTTCAACCGACTGCGGCAGCAGCACGGCAAGAAGTCGATCGCCGTGCACGAGGGCAACCCGCCGTACTTCTCCTACGCTGCCGCGTTCTGGGGCAAGAATTTCGCCAGCGCCCTGGGCACGCCCTGGTTCTACGGCATCAACTCCGAGGACGGCGCGTCCCGCGTCGCGGCCTTCAAGATGCTCTACGGACACTGCGCCCACATGCCGATCCCGGACATCCCGCGCACCGACGTGCTGCTGATGCTCGGCGCGAACCCGTGGGTCTCGAAGATGAGCTTCGTCCACGACCCGCGCATCCGTGAGCACATGACCGGCGTCGTCGAGCGCGGCGGCCGTGTCTTCGTCGTCGACCCCCGCGAGACGCAGACCGCGAAGGTCTTCGAGCACGTCCCGATCCGCGCCGGCCAGGACGCGTGGTTCCTGCTCTCGCTGCTGCACGTGATCCTCGGAGAGGGCCGGTACGACGAGGAGTTCGTCGCGCGTTGGACGACCGGCTTCGAGGTCTGGCGCCAGATCGTCAAGCGCTTCCCGCCGGAGGTGACCGAGGAGCGCACCGGCGTCGCGCCCGAGGTTGTCCGCGAGATCGCGCGCACGATCGGCAACGCCCGCCGCGCCGTGGTCTACGGCCGCACCGGCACCTGCACGCAGGAGTTCGGGACGCTGACCAATGTCCTGCAGGACTTCGTCAACATCGTCACCGGCAACTTCCAGCGTGAGGGTGGCTGGGTCTGGGCCTGGTCGCCGGTCGAGACCGCCTACCTCGCGGAGAAGTTGAACTTCGCCTCGTTCGGCAAGGTGCGCACGCGGATCCGCAACCTACCGGACTCCTACGGTTTCCTGCCGTCGTCGGCCCTGCCGGAGGAGATCCTGACGCCGGGCGAGGGCCAGATCCGCGGCATGATGATGCTCGGCTCGAACCCGGTCGTGACCGGTCCGCAGGGACAGCAGCTGCGGAAGGCACTTGAGTCGCTGGAGATCTTCGCGGCGATCGACCTCTACATGAACGAGACCAACAAGTACGCCCACTACCTGCTTCCCGCGACGACGATGTACGAGCGCGAGGACGCCCCGATCCAGTTCGCGAACCGCTACATGCGGCCGTCCTTCCGGGTCACCGAGAAGGTCATCGAGCCGATGGGGCAGGCCCGCGAGGAGTGGGAGGTCCTCGACGACGTCTGCAAGCGCATGGGTCTCGGTGGCGCGCACATGTTCGGCATCGAGCGCTGGTTCGCCAAGCGCGGTCTCGAGATGAAGCCCCGTCACATGGCGGACCTGCTCATCCGCACCGGCAAGGGTGGCGACCTGTTCGGCCTGCGCCGCTCGGGCTGGTCGTGGAAGAAGTACGTGGAGAAGGCTCCGCGCGGCGTCGTGTTCCACGAGGAGCAGCCGATCCGCTCGGTGAAGAGCGTCATCCGGACCAAGGACCGCAAGATCGCCATGGCCGACCCGCGGTTCGTCGCCGAGCTCGAGCGGCTCGAGGCGACGCCGGTCGAGATCGCCGAGTACCCGCTGCGCATGATCGGCCTGCGCGAGATGAACTCCCACAACTCGTGGATGCACAACTCGCCGCGGCTGATGCCGGACAAGCGTCGACACCACCTGCATCTCAACCCCGAGGACGCGGCCGTGCTCGGGCTGGCCGAGGACGACCTCGCCAACCTCGCCTCCGAGGGCGGGGAGATCGAGGTGCAGGTGACGGTGAACCCGGAGATGATCCGCGGGACCGTCGCGCTGCCGCACGGCTGGGGTCACTCGGGTGGCTGGCAGCGGGCGAACGCGGCCGGCGGGTCGACGTCGAACTTCCTCGCCTCCCGGGTCGAGCAGCTGTCGGGCATCTCGGTGCTGAACGGGATCCCCGTCCGGCTCGAGCCGGTCGCGCGGTCGGCCGACGTCGTCGCGGCGGCGGAGGGCCTGGCGGCAGAGGGTGTCGCGGCCGACGCTGTTGCCCAGCGCACGTAG
- a CDS encoding wax ester/triacylglycerol synthase domain-containing protein: protein MSDAIDPVWPTTAGMNPFESVMWRLDAAPMLRVPTLSCEELDSVPDWDRFLAAHEWAVRMAPQFRLKVVEPPFGLGTPRWTVDPHFDLSFHIRRQRLPEGGGWPELFEALSQFFTTPLDRSRPLWEIVLYSGLPEGRAVYALKMHHSMGDGFAVMHLLSRLHSRTREPSPDKPSPGELPAPELNEIDALRRQLLDDASIVPSVATKLGSAALRTVTNPVGGLKATARYAASLKRVVAPPVGSGSELLAGRSMSMRLSLIDVPFSDFRAAAKAAGGSVNDAYLAALYGGYRRYHEAMGVEPPESIPTGFPISLRTADEAASGGNRIAAARIPGPVAEADPVQRIARIRELTQAARNEPAVDVMGVASPALARLPAPVLAAAVGPLTARLQLMASNVPGIGRGHYLAGAEVLRFFGYGRSGAAALITFITSGDLASVGVGFDPAAITEPKLFLECLVEGFVEILDLHPGSGKPVLRG, encoded by the coding sequence ATGAGTGACGCCATCGACCCGGTGTGGCCCACGACCGCGGGCATGAATCCCTTCGAGTCGGTGATGTGGCGGCTCGACGCGGCGCCGATGCTGCGGGTGCCGACCCTCTCGTGCGAGGAGCTGGACTCGGTCCCGGACTGGGACCGTTTCCTCGCCGCGCACGAGTGGGCCGTGCGGATGGCGCCGCAGTTCCGCCTCAAGGTCGTCGAGCCCCCGTTCGGGTTGGGCACCCCGCGGTGGACGGTCGACCCGCACTTCGACCTGTCCTTCCACATCCGGCGCCAGCGGCTGCCGGAGGGTGGTGGCTGGCCCGAGTTGTTCGAGGCGCTCAGCCAGTTCTTCACGACTCCGCTCGACCGCAGCCGGCCGCTGTGGGAGATCGTCCTGTACTCCGGGCTGCCGGAGGGCCGCGCGGTCTACGCGCTCAAGATGCACCACTCGATGGGTGACGGTTTCGCCGTCATGCACCTGCTCTCGCGGCTGCACTCCCGCACCCGGGAGCCCTCGCCCGACAAGCCGTCGCCGGGTGAGTTGCCGGCGCCCGAGCTCAATGAGATCGACGCGTTGCGCCGCCAGCTGCTCGACGACGCGTCGATCGTGCCGTCGGTCGCCACGAAGCTCGGCTCGGCCGCGTTGCGGACCGTGACCAACCCGGTCGGTGGACTCAAAGCGACCGCGCGGTACGCGGCGTCGCTCAAGCGTGTCGTCGCACCGCCGGTCGGCTCCGGCTCGGAGCTGCTCGCCGGGCGCAGCATGAGCATGCGCCTCTCGCTGATCGACGTGCCGTTCTCCGACTTCCGCGCGGCGGCCAAGGCTGCGGGCGGGTCGGTCAACGACGCCTACCTGGCCGCCCTGTACGGCGGGTACCGGCGCTATCACGAGGCGATGGGCGTCGAGCCGCCCGAGAGCATCCCGACCGGCTTCCCGATCTCGCTCCGGACGGCCGACGAGGCCGCGAGCGGCGGCAACCGCATCGCCGCCGCCCGCATCCCGGGTCCGGTCGCCGAGGCCGACCCGGTTCAGCGCATCGCGCGCATCCGCGAGCTGACCCAGGCGGCCCGCAACGAGCCGGCCGTCGACGTCATGGGCGTCGCCTCGCCGGCGCTGGCCCGGCTGCCCGCCCCGGTGCTCGCCGCCGCGGTCGGCCCGTTGACCGCCCGTCTGCAGCTGATGGCGAGCAACGTGCCCGGCATCGGCCGCGGCCACTACCTCGCCGGCGCCGAGGTGCTGCGCTTCTTCGGCTACGGCCGCTCCGGTGCCGCCGCGCTGATCACCTTCATCACCTCCGGCGACCTCGCGAGCGTCGGCGTCGGGTTCGACCCGGCCGCGATCACCGAGCCGAAGCTGTTCCTCGAGTGCCTGGTCGAGGGCTTCGTCGAGATCCTCGACCTGCACCCGGGTTCCGGCAAGCCGGTGCTGCGCGGATGA